Within the Seriola aureovittata isolate HTS-2021-v1 ecotype China chromosome 24, ASM2101889v1, whole genome shotgun sequence genome, the region cgcatatacacacacctcttctctttgttttgcagCTGATCAGCAGAAGATAAAAGCCAGTTCCTGACAATAGCAGCCTCTCTGTTGGGGAGTCTGCAGGGAGATCCTGACAGAGGAAGAGCTGTAATGTATTCCTGTAGGTCAACCCAGATTAGTGTGTCTGAATCAAGGGGAAGTGACTTTAAAAAACCCATTTAGAGTTTAGAACGGGAGTTTCTTTCAATGAAAtctcattattgtttttatccaTATGTTCTTACTGGAAAAAAGTTCAACAAGTACGGCTGTAAATGATGAGAAACATagattttttattgtttttaggGTATATGCCTGTACAATGACTAATGGATGGGAATATcattaaaagaaatttaaaagaaagaataatTGAAACGAAGAGCAAAGTCACCATTTCTCCATATTAAATTTAATCAGAGAGTTTTACATAAAGTATTCCCATAATggctttcttttatttattttattcatcatcattttaaagaataaacctgccaatattttatattttctttattgtcaACAGATTCCATGAAAAGCTCTGTGTATCCAAATcatgatactgtgtgtgtgtcatacagcTCCACTGGGTgtcatgttccttcattaccatcaACgcgggcactgtagtttattttgagtcagtccCACATACACCATTCTACTGCTGGAAATACTCAGACGTGTACTAATCCGCCAGAGAAAATAGTGCCTAACAAATGCACTATTACTTCCTATTAAAGTAACTCAAATTTTTATAggaataaaacagttttcaggGCTTGGAGCTGAGTTCAACAGACAAGTTGGAAAGGAGTGATTGAATTCTTGTATCTAGTTTGTACTGCATGGATGTATTTATGTTCTGCACAGTTGGCTTTGctcttttcatttgttgacagcaagaaaaataaGGTAAAACACCAGCTTTTAATTCGAATGGAGATCCaagagttaaaaaaataaaagtaattatatCAGGCTGAATTTTGAAAAGTACACAAATCTGGTGCATTTCAGCCAAAAGCATCATATACTGTGATTTCAGTGGTAGAATAAGCACATTTAGAATATTTAAAGAGAGCAGTGCAGAATAGAAACTTTATTTCTATGTGTAACAAAAAAACTTAAGTGGTAAAGAGATTAAGAGGTTAAACAGACCTGCCATTACTGAATACTCACCAGTGCAAGATTTATACCAGgtcaagtgaaagaaaaacagggcaTCTCAACCCATATGCTCAAGACACGCCCCTTGCTTCCTGTAACATGTcacgcaaacaaacacacacgcacgcacgcacacgtgCATTTGGAGGTGGTGACATTTGTGAAGTCTCACAGAAGATGGTCATTAATCTCAGTTTTATGAGTGACTCTGCTGAGCTCTGCAGACTGTTGACCGCATCGCCTCGACACTCAAGTCcacacagcacaaaaaaaaaaaaaaaaaaacccctgagGGTGTTGATTGATTTGCCTCATGAGGGCAGTGAAAGCCACTCACTGTTAGGGTCGGGCAGGTTTCTGTTTATAAATGTCTTTGTGCATTAGCATCGTGACAAGTGGAGATTTGGCAGACAGCATTGTCTGcctcaaaaacatttaaagaattCATTTTTTGCACTTTCCATAGTTTTCCACACAAGAAATGTAGACATggttatttaaattaaatgaatttctTTATGACATGAGTCTTTGCCGAGTTGAGAGACTGTAACAGCAGCCAAACAGCTGTCATCTACTCTGCAATTCTGTTTAGTGAGAAGGTTGAAAGATTGAATCCTTCAGGCTGGACTCCAATCAAGTCATTAGGAGAAGGTGGAGCCAGTGCCAAGTTCCCATTCCTGAGTTTTGGTCAAAAGATCATAGCAGCAGTTCCTCCTGAACGCACCAAAACTCAGGGTTTTGTGTGAGAGGTTGTGATGGGGCTCAGAGAAGCAGTTTTGTTAGGATCTGTGCTTCTCTTCTCATGTGGGAATCTTTGTGTAGCCTCACAAAACTGGTTTAACTTCAGCACCAATGAGACTCTGACACAAATCCCACAAGAGGAAGCGACAGTGAGCTTACAGCTGCCGAGATCACCGCAGACCGCAGACCATCAGTCAAACCGGACAGGACAAGGTGATGCGCGTCGCTTTCCTGTCAGCTACCGGCTCAGGAGCTACCAGCTCAGGAGCCCAGCTGTCAGCAAGCAGAAACCGGCCCGGCCTCTCGTGGAGCACATGCAAACTTTTCAAAACCCTGAGAGATCAGAGGCCAGAAAGCTGACCTCAGAGCAGCTGGATCCGAGGGAAACTGTCCTTGCTCCAGAGTTGTTAAAAGGCCCAGATCTGAACCCTCCTGTCAAGCAGGAATCCAAAGTACTTTGaaacctttcttttttaatctattaCTTCTACACAGTCTCATCAATCTGTCCACcaaatattttcagtgtaaatgagTGTGAATGATTTTGTAGGTGCTGGTGAAGATAGAGCAGCGGGTGCCTGTGCCAGCTGACAGTGTGGCAGTGCGCTGCGGTGAAGGAGAAGTCACCATAGAGGTCAAGCAGAACTTCCTAGGTAATGGCTGCTAGTTACTTGTTTGAAtagatcgtgtgtgtgtgtgtgtgtgtgtgtgtgtgtgtgtgtgtgtttgtgttttttgtgtgtgtgtgtttgtgttttttgtgtggaACCAGCACGGGTCCATTTAACATGCCTTCTGCTCTGATGTCAGTAAAAGACGGGGCCAGGTTAGAGGCCCGAATTGGAAAATTGAATGGAACGGTGAAGATGGGACACTCAGTGCTTATTACTGCAAATGGCACAGACTATGGACTCGGCGATCAATACTGTTTCCTCTTATTTCTTCACTCCGAGAAGGGGCATTCTTGGTACTCAAATACTGACTCTACAGCGTCGCATTAAGAAACCTTTTTATTTGTCCTGTAGTTGAACCTGCACTTGCCGTGAGTGTTATTGACTGGACCAGGAAAAGAAATGGCCTGGGGTAATGGTCTTGATTTAAGCTGtgccttttcctctttgttcttAGGAAACGGTCAGTTGATCCGTCCCAGTGATCTGACCTTAGGAGGCTGCGCTGCGCTAGACGCCGCTGACCACATCCTGCACTTCCAGACAAAGTTACAGGGCTGCGGCAGCACAATGACGGTGCGTGGCTTTCTGCCTCATGtccagcaatttttttttcgGTGTTCTCTGTAACTGCTGTGTGCTTTCTTTAGATGACCGAAGACGCCCTCATATACTCCTTCTCCCTGATGTACTCTCCAACACCCATTGCCAACACCTTCATTTTCAAGACCAACCAAGCTGAGGTGGTAATTGAATGCCACTATCAAAGGTAAAGGTCTGCAACCCTGCAGAGACCCTGCTAATGTTTACCTCTCTATAATGCCATCCTCTCTCTACTCTTGCCTATCTTTGCGATGAAGTGTATATTCTTCTCCCTCAACGAGCCCCTCTCCAGTGAAATGCCCGTCCTTCCTGTAATTGTCCTCGCAGGAGGCATTATGTGAGCAGCGGCGCCGTGAGGCCTACCTGGAAGCAGTTCGCCTCAGACATgctagcagagcagcagctgcacttCTCCCTACATCTCATGACAGGTGGgggacacataaaaaaaacttagAGCTGatgttctggaaaaaaaaaaaaaaaaaaaaaacacaaactttgatTTGCGGCAGGCGGTTTGACTAATTTCCCCAGCGAAGGGCATAATTGCAATCACTCGAGGCCTCGCAGACTTTGCCGTGACTGTTAAAGATGCTAAACAGCGACTTGATAAACAGGAGTGAAACTTTTGATGCATGGTGATGAGCTGAAATTACATGCCTTGCAGGCTGCAGCTGACCCAGCAGGGTCACTTGCACAATAAAGAGATCAATAAACAGCTGATTATGTCTTCTAATTAATTCCAAGCTACACACGGCAAGACGGTGACTGCACCAAATCGCTCATCTTGAAAAGTCAGCCTTGCAGAAGCTCACCGCATCTCCTGTGATTTACTTGCATGGACTTATATGAAGTTATGAAGGAAATGATGGAAGTTTTAAACGAGTTTTTGCAAGCACAGACCCTCATCTGCGTTTCTTACCCAGGTTAATGATGATGTAATCCATTTATTGCCTTCTTTAAAGTCCTTTTCTCTTGTTGTTTCTGTACCTATATTCTATTCCCTGCTGCTGCGCTGACCCTCTCTTCCCCCCCATGGGCATCATCTAATCAGATTGATGGCCCCGGCATTACTTTTCCACTTATATTTTTTCCCTTCTGTATTTAATTAGAGGACTGGCAGTCGCAGAGGCCTTCCAGTGTTTACTTCCTGAGTGACGTGATGCACATTGAGGCAGCGGTCCTCCGGGGTCACCACGTTCCACTGAGGGTCTATGTGGACAGCTGTGTGGCCACTGTGAGCCCCGACCCCAGTTCCCAACCCAGATACCCCTTCATCAGTAATCATGGGTGAGAAGCTGTGGATTAGTGTACTTGAACAGGCCGCAAACAGACACTGCATATAAACAGTCAAGTGGATGTGTTTGTCTAAAAGAGTCAGCCGGTCATAATAATCAAGAGTTATGTTTGAAAAATACATATCAAGCGTTGATTGTCCTGCAAAGAGATGGAATGTGTTTATGAATATGATCCCAGTGCCTGTGTTTTGCCATATAAGGTGTTTAACTGATGCTAAGCTGACAGGAGCCAAGTCTTACTTCATGCAGAGGAGCCAAGAGGATAAACTTCATTTCCTGCTGAAAGCCTTCAGGTTCAACCAAGATCACAGGAATTCAGTAAGTACAGTGAGTGTGAGATGTGTTTTTTATACACTTTAATAAAACTACTGATCATGTAGACATTTGACTTTTTAGGCAGATTTTCTATTTCAGCCATCTGGTGTGTTTTGCAGCAGTCAAGGTGtttctttaacctttttttttttttttttcctggtgttCTGTTAGTCTCTTACGTGCTAAGTTGGCACgtcatatatacatttataagtGATATTTGATGGTGACACTGTCCTCGGAGGCTTAGGAGTTCAAATACTTTCCAACTGAGGGAATGAACGCAGTCTTAGGTAACGTTAAGCTCGGTAACTATGATGGACTGAATAAGCTAAAATGGAGCTGTGCCGTTTAATATAAACCAGTGTCAACTCAGAAAAACCTTTTGTGCATCTGTACATTACTGCTTTGGATGAATCTTAGCCAAATAAATTCTAAATGCAAATCACTGCTTTAAAAATCCATCAGTGACTTTAATTGCCTTTTTAAGAGTACGGTGCAAAACGTAGTTATTGCACAATACAAAAGCctcatatatatgtacatataagtTTTACATAATCATGCACTATAGTTTCAGCAGTACAACATGGACTGTAATGGGATGCAAAGTGAAATAATTGAGCTTAAATTCCCTCTCAGAAATATTTACATCTTCCAGTAAGACTGGGTGGGTTCCTGTTGAGTACAGTCAGAACACTGTACATACTAGCAATGTTAGCATGTGTAAGGTTTCAGATAGAAATTGAAATATTTGAATCCAGTAATTTTAAGGTAGTGTGTGTTTAGTGAAGCTAGCATGTGGGGAACTTGATGTAAATTTGTAGAGATGTAGCCTGTGCAATATTTTGCATTGTGGTAATCCATGTTTAATACTGCATGTAACTTTAAAGCTCTACATCACGTGCCATCTGAAAGCAACAACGGTCTCTGTTCCTGTCGACTCGCAACGCAAAGCGTGTTCATTCCTGAGTGAGGCGAACAGGTTAGTTCCTACAAATggatgggtgttttttttttttgttttttttttcctcctgcatCACCATGACTTTAATGCTATGAAAAGCTTtgctcagcctctctctctctctctctctctctctctctctttaaccgAATACATTTTTTGGCTCTGGACAGATGGGTGGCATCAGGTGGAGACAATAAGGTGTGTAGCTGCTGTGAAACCAGCTGCAGTGAGCGGAGATGGAAAAGAAGCCTGGCAGCAGATGCTGGTACAGTTTACAGAAGCAACATCACATTACACACAACATGAATCCTCAACATTTGATGCTAACCCATGCCGGAGGGGGGTTTGATACCATCCCTACGGAGCCCTTACATTACGGTTATTAAAAGACTATCacaaaaaatgtacttttatgtGATCAGGCCAAACTGACCTGCATGGTCCTAATCTAGCAAACCTCACCTTTTTATATTAGAAGTGGGTATTTTTTTAGCAACCCAGTGTGAATTAAATCACCCCCACACTAATAGATGAGCAGAGGTTCCGCCCATGTTTAGACAAGCTTACTTGCTTTCAGTTGGCACACATGCTGTTTATGCATCTTGGGAGGATTGATTTTGAGTTAATCCCTTTAATTGTCCAACCAATCAGTCGTGTCGTGAATGGTTGACTCAGCTGACTAAATGCACTAAGTAGATTTTTCTTCCCCCTGCTATCCTCCCCCCTGTTGGACTTGGAAGGTCTTCCTCTAGATCTGCAGTGGGAGGGGACGGCTGCTCTGGGCCCCAtcctgctggaggagctgacGGAGGTGTCGGAGTTTCCCCCAGAGCCGGTCTCTCTGCTCCAGACACATGAAGTGATTCAAGCAGGTAAGACGTGCACTGGTGGTTTTTCACACATGTAACAGTATAACTggaaaatacattcaaattcaCTGTTTCTTAATCACTAATGCTAAATACTGTGACTAATAGGGCCGATAATGTTtgtcttctgctctctctcctctccatcagccTCTTATCCATCGATAGCCCTGCTGTGTGGAGTGGGTGCAGCACTGGCTGTGGTGTTGCAAGTTTTTATGGGTGCTGTCATTTGCAGCAGGCTACGCAAGCCAACTGGACATGCTGTTTATACCTGATTgaagacaataaaacatttagtaCAAggccttgtttttctttctctctcattttgcacaaagcaaaagtaatattgttttttaatagttttttttttttttttttttttttttttttttaaggctgaAATCAACCATTTCAAAGCCTCAAACTCGACCTCTGTGGGTTGTTTTCAGAGTTAAACTAACAGTATTTCTCTGCAGGAGATGGCTGTGTTTGGTAGAATCTGTACAGTCTGTTGCTCAGGTGCATCTGCACTGCACTCCAAGTGTTTGCATGATAGGGTTAAAAGCGGTCAAGTCGTAGTGTGCAAGAAATACCTCACTAAATATGGTTTGCAAAATGTACAGGGCTGTTGATAGAACatttaaaggggggggggggcagatgggGTGGCCGGTGAGCGACCATTATATACACATTAGTGTGAATAATAAGTACtgtacacaaacatgtacaaGGTCTGAAATGACCCTGAAATGGCCTTTATGTTCAATTCATGCATGGATGATTTGTATGGTTAATTTTTAGGGAGCCTGCAGCTAGTCCAGCCATTGCCCCAATCTCAGGGAGATAATTTAATACACACCATTACTACAGAGCTGCCATGTAATTCACTTGAGCTGCATGAGATTTTTACCATCTTTATACTAATatacatgtaaaacaaagagaaatagTGTAAAGTAGTGCCATTGGCTCCATGCTGCGAGGTAAAACATAAAGTACCATCCCAGTAACAATAGTCATATTTTAGCTTCAGGCCATTTTCGGCTCTTCCCTTTAATTCACCCCCTCCAGCTTTCTACCAGTGGCGGAGTATTCGTGAAATGGGGCTCATCATGAACTGTTGCTCACAAGCCCAGGAAGACGGATAGACATAATTAAAAAGCCCATAAAGGCGAGAGCAGGAGCTTTTATTACAGTAATATGTGAAGGCCTTGGTTTAATGGGGTGTTTGTTCCCGTGTGCAGGGCTGGCGGCTGCGCTAGTTTACTGCCGGAGTGATGCTGACCCCCTCCCATCCCCGGCACACCAGAGGCTAATAAAAAGCCATACCTAATGATGCACCAGCAGGACACATGACAGcgacaaacatacacactcagaGGCACAGTGatagacacacacccacaagcCTCTCCCGAAAATGAGTCATTGAGGATGTGGAAAAAGGGTCTTATTGTGGTTTCAGGTACTGGAAAAAGAATAAAGGACGACAGAGAGAAGGGAACAAGAATAGATTGGTCACTAGGTGCTACTTTTACAGTGCAAGGAAGCACTATTTGCTCTTGCTGTTCCACACACTGCTGAACACATTAGACAGTTTACAGCagtatatttaacttttttggCTAACACTGGCTCACACTGACACCTTTAAGTTCATTTAGCAAACATGTGAGCAAACATTttgcctgtttacacatccagagcaacattagcattcattagcagtgtttgtgttgctctccaccaacactgactggaaatatctggctctttaacagctaaatgctccattacCTACAtccaccagctagttgctaactttatCTTTTAGCTATTTGGTCTTTtgatctgctgcagctggaacagtgagactgaaccagaGCAGTAAAGTTGCAgactgtaaaaaccaaaacaatgagctgaaagatgctaaaacaataataatactcTGTGGGTTACTCACAGCTAGGATCCCCTTTAATATTACACACTGATATTTGACCTTTTgttgttataaaaaaatatcGATCAGTGCACCTTTAAAGCTTCATCAGGACATTTCACAAGTCCAGGAGGCGAAGAGTTGAGGAGGGggaacaaaaacatacagaatcACATACAGAAAGGCAGTGACTGTGTAATAATGTCGGTTGTGTGGTTCCTTCACAGTAAAGGATACCAACCGGGCACAGAGGTGGACCTGGACACCTGAAGACACTTTCAGATGCAGGCTGCTGAGACAAGTGTCTTTTGCTTCTTCCACACAAAACTCGCCTGTAGCTTTACACAGAGTCAATAGAGTGGAAAAGGTGTTAATGTCTTGTTATGGTCACAgaggatcatcatcatcatcatcatcatcatcatcatcatcatcatagtaGTGGAGATGATCGCCCACCCACAGATGTCTAACGGTTATGGCGGCATGGACCCAAGTTGACAAGCAAAATGGCCGGGTCCTGAATCAGCCATTTTCTCCGACAGGATGTGTGACCCCGAGGGCACAAgccaacacacatacacgtgcgCCTCtactctcatgcacacactaaGACACATGGACCATCAAAAGTAATGGTGTGTGTCCAGTGGCAGGCAGGGAGAGAGTCCTCTCATGTCTGGCAGCCTTAACGATATTATTGCTGTAGATGGAGCGTGCTGGGGAATATTGTTCCACACCATTGGTATGCTGCAGACGTCCACTTGTACCACACACTGGTGGTGATGACAGAAGTTGGTATTAACACCAGACCTGTTGGTTGATGCCTTTGACAACGGACCACAACATGTGGATTCCTCCTCGAGACAAGAAAACTGCAGTTATTTTCAACTGGAGAGTGGATTTatgagcatttttatttatttcttttaacaaagacagacatgtgGGACCTTTATCAAAGAGACGGTGCTGTGTTATTACAGGAAACCTTTGAAATTCGAGGCAGACATCTCTATCATTTACTAGAGATACTATCTGACATAAAACATTCACTcctttaaatttgaataaatatcaAAGGCTGTTTAATTTAAGCCATGAATGCTCATTGTGTTATTATATGCCTCTGATACAGATTGTAATAATACATCTGTGTCTGCTCTGGGGGAATGCACATACTCACAAACATGCACGTGACCTCTGTCCAGGCCCATAATTAACCCTCTTAATTAATAGAGAAAAAAGTTGCTAACGAAGGAAATGGATTTAATTAGCCTGGTCTTAGCCCAGACACACGTGCACGCCATAAAGCACGCACACGtgcacccacacacgcacacaaaacaATTAAGCCTCTTTTATCCTAGCTAATGGCTTCAGTGACTCAGAGCCTTTCTCATTAAGACTATCAATAATATGCTGATTACATGCATCCACTGGTCTCTTTTATCAGGGCACAAAGGGACGAGAGTGTGTCTCTGAGGTTTCAGGGGTGGGGCGGTCTGTCTGCGCGACCTTATCTGCTAAAATAGACGTTTGAATTGTTTGGCTGGAGAAGCTAAAAGAGGCTACGCTTTGCCgtgtctttattttctgcagtttatCTTATCAAGGAGGCCACTTGCGTCTTTCACAGGGAGGAAATGCCTGTGAAGTTGTACTGCTGAGGGCTTTATGGGGGCAAGATAATAGACTGAGGAGTGACGGTGGCTGTAATGCTATAGAACTGTCTGCTTGTCTGATTGTGTGCCACCACCTCTTGCTGACTAGGTTCTTGCCTGTGGAACTGCTTATCTGTCCATCTCTGTTTCtatgttttttaatcatattttaacACAGATTTATTATTCAAATTCTAGATTAACAAGCAATACTGCAAGATAAATCTTTAGGTATATAGCTGTACATCAGCCTCAGACCCAAAATAGCTCTGtattaaaagcaaaaagcacAGGGCCAATTTGGTTAATACATCCATTAGTCTGAAGGCTTATTAGGTGTCAGAACTCTGCATGGTGGCTTATAATACAACCAGACAGAATTTCACAACTCTGGAAATGCATTCTCAGTAGGATGATACAAAGTAATCCATATGTGCTTGTATGTATTTGATCAGCTAACGTGAATGTTTCATTGCATGACGGCAAAACTTGACCAAGGTCCAATCGTTTCTGCCAGGTGAACCTGCAGCGATGTCATGGGAAAATAAGGAGTCTGTCTGAACGTAGCCTTACCCTGTCTGACCAGAGAAATAGAAATGTCTGCATGATGTAATGCAAGCCAACTCAAGAGTCCTGCAACAAATATTATCACTGTGAATTTTTATTCATGCAAGTGGCAGTGCTGGCAGTTGACGGTCCCTGTGATGGCCGTATCCACAGCCACATGATTGCAATAGAAACATGGTAATATGCATCCAGGCTCAACCGACGTGTTTATGGTTTCACACACTCTCCCACAACATGACCACAgtctttgttagtttttttgcCGTAACTTAAAGTTACATAAAACACAACCGCAATTTTCTTTGTATTGAGTTTTAgttaatgtttatgttgtttttcccccttttcaCTTCTTTATCCCTTTATCATGAACTTTTAATCCATCTTTCTTCTCGCCTCTctatacacgtgtgtgtgttagacagacatagtaaaataagacaGACAGGCGTCTGTCACACAGGCAGGAAGACAATAGGTCTGTGCTTTGACCTTCAGTCTCTTCCTGTTGTAAGAGACACTGGGGACGCTCccggaggaggagagaggaaagcagCAGTTTGACCTGCAGTGCCACACCTTCACCCCACTATACTGCATCCCCAAACATCCCTGATGGCGGCTGTTGCACTGTCTCTGATCTCCACTGTTTTCCACTCGATGCTATTgtgagatttgtttttcatctaaGTTCTAAGGGTCTCGTGAGACCACCTATGGAGCTGACAGACCGTCCTTTGTTTGGTTACCAGCCTCCTGAGTTTGCTCCAGATAAACCTCGTAAGTGGACCTTGAATTAAGATTTTTTAAACGTACTATTCCAAGGTCAGGAATTGACCAAAGTCCAATTCTGGAAATAGTAGTGTGACAAAAGGTCCATCTGCTGTCAAAAACCATGACATGTGAAGACAGTGCAATAGAAAAAGCTAATAAGTGAGACTTTGAGTCAAGTCAACAGAGCAAAGTAATAATAAGAAAGTCTATCTGTTGTGAATTTGTAGTGTCCAAGTCAAAATCACCCTAATGATGTCATTAAGGCTATCCTGTCATACTTGTCAAagctgctccacacacactgttcagcTGCTCCCAGAGTATCATCGCTCATGACCAGTAAACTGACCATTATGTGTAAAACTGGCTCCCCTTTAACATCATGATACTGTTTGCAGCCATATTATCTAGTCCTTCATGTGGGCGTGGGCCTCTTTCTGTATTATATATATCCTGTAAGTAGTAGAAGGTTCTCTATGGTGTGGGGCTAATGCTCTAGAAAGTAGAACAAGTCTGATTCACTTTGCAtgaaaaaaagctttgaaaTAATACCTGAAATACACTGATTTGTTATAATAAGCCGGGTTATAAACATAGGATTTAATGCATACAGAATATTATTCATAACAAAACCGCAGCCTGCTTGCAGAT harbors:
- the LOC130165395 gene encoding zona pellucida sperm-binding protein 3-like, which produces MGLREAVLLGSVLLFSCGNLCVASQNWFNFSTNETLTQIPQEEATVSLQLPRSPQTADHQSNRTGQGDARRFPVSYRLRSYQLRSPAVSKQKPARPLVEHMQTFQNPERSEARKLTSEQLDPRETVLAPELLKGPDLNPPVKQESKVLVKIEQRVPVPADSVAVRCGEGEVTIEVKQNFLGNGQLIRPSDLTLGGCAALDAADHILHFQTKLQGCGSTMTMTEDALIYSFSLMYSPTPIANTFIFKTNQAEVVIECHYQRRHYVSSGAVRPTWKQFASDMLAEQQLHFSLHLMTEDWQSQRPSSVYFLSDVMHIEAAVLRGHHVPLRVYVDSCVATVSPDPSSQPRYPFISNHGCLTDAKLTGAKSYFMQRSQEDKLHFLLKAFRFNQDHRNSLYITCHLKATTVSVPVDSQRKACSFLSEANRWVASGGDNKVCSCCETSCSERRWKRSLAADAGLPLDLQWEGTAALGPILLEELTEVSEFPPEPVSLLQTHEVIQAASYPSIALLCGVGAALAVVLQVFMGAVICSRLRKPTGHAVYT